The following are encoded in a window of Choloepus didactylus isolate mChoDid1 chromosome 17, mChoDid1.pri, whole genome shotgun sequence genomic DNA:
- the POLE4 gene encoding DNA polymerase epsilon subunit 4, translated as MAAAAAAGSGSPPEEEGPGGEAAAPQPPAPTGAPGARLSRLPLARVKALVKADPDVTLAGQEAIFILARAAELFVETIAKDAYCCAQQGKRKTLQRRDLDNAIEAMDEFAFLEGTLD; from the exons atggcggcggcggcggctgctggAAGCGGTTCGCCCCCGGAGGAGGAGGGGCCGGGTGGGGAGGCGGCCGCGCCACAGCCGCCAGCCCCGACGGGCGCGCCCGGGGCCCGTCTTTCGAGGCTGCCTCTGGCGCGAGTGAAGGCCCTAGTGAAGGCGGACCCCGACGTGACGCTTGCGGGACAGGAGGCCATCTTCATTCTGGCCCGAGCCGCG GAACTGTTTGTGGAGACCATTGCAAAAGATGCCTACTGCTGTGCCCAGCAAGGAAAAAGGAAGACGCTCCAGAGGAGAGATTTGG ATAATGCAATTGAAGCCATGGATGAATTTGCTTTTCTAGAAG